In the genome of Nitrospira japonica, one region contains:
- a CDS encoding carbamoyltransferase family protein yields MLVLGLSNMRDASAALTEDGRILAAAEEERFVRVKHVTALPVHAIRSCLHTAGVRLCDVDAVAVPWKYWEVRRRAALVLRGMLQSAQLRKAKARRSFERLGQEWKELMFLRRFLSRQVDGTACPDPVFLDHHLCHAASTVLVSPFKQAAVLIVDGASESHTTTLARADGQTIDVLSRIPLPHSLGQFYAAVTAYLGFVPDQDEYIVMGLAGYGKPVFARTLRDRILPLLADGEFHLNTSLLDFHLARLRIFAPEFLELFGPARPPGGEVTGRHRDFAASVQCVLEETMLHLARHLRRMTGLTRLCLAGGVAYNCVANSRLRRESGFDDIYVPPAAGDSGAALGAALWLTHRRGALTSRTPMRTAAWGPGYEDRDCKGALDAAGLDVETLSDGKLSEKVAVELASGRLVFWFQDRMEFGPRALGNRSLLADPRREDVRELINAKVKHREPFRPFAPSVLEERAGEYFDLSGSSPFMLFTAPVLPSARERIPAVVHVDGSARVQTVDEYANPRYRLLLEAFDRLTGVPVLLNTSFNVNEPIVCTPEDAVRCFLRTDVEWLVMGNLLAKRPGLPSGSSSGTGR; encoded by the coding sequence ATGCTGGTACTCGGCCTTTCAAACATGCGGGACGCGTCCGCGGCATTGACGGAGGACGGCCGGATTCTGGCGGCGGCCGAGGAGGAGCGGTTCGTCCGCGTCAAACACGTCACGGCGCTTCCGGTTCATGCCATTCGATCCTGTCTTCACACGGCGGGAGTGCGCCTCTGCGACGTCGACGCCGTCGCGGTGCCTTGGAAATACTGGGAAGTGCGACGGCGCGCGGCCCTTGTGCTTCGGGGAATGCTGCAATCCGCTCAGCTGCGCAAGGCAAAAGCTCGTAGGAGTTTCGAGCGTCTCGGCCAGGAATGGAAGGAACTGATGTTCCTGCGCCGATTTCTTTCCCGGCAGGTGGACGGAACGGCCTGTCCGGATCCGGTTTTTCTCGATCATCATCTCTGTCACGCGGCCAGCACCGTGCTGGTCTCGCCGTTCAAGCAGGCCGCGGTGCTGATCGTGGACGGCGCGTCTGAATCCCACACGACGACGCTCGCCCGGGCTGATGGGCAGACCATTGACGTCCTGAGCCGCATTCCGCTTCCTCATTCGCTCGGGCAATTCTATGCGGCGGTGACGGCGTACTTGGGCTTTGTTCCGGATCAGGATGAATATATCGTCATGGGACTGGCGGGATATGGAAAGCCCGTCTTTGCCCGGACCCTTCGCGATCGTATCTTGCCGCTGCTCGCGGACGGGGAATTTCATCTGAACACGAGCCTATTGGATTTTCATTTGGCGCGGCTGCGCATCTTCGCTCCGGAGTTCCTCGAGCTGTTCGGTCCCGCCCGGCCGCCCGGCGGAGAGGTGACCGGCCGCCATCGAGATTTTGCAGCCAGCGTGCAATGTGTCTTGGAAGAGACGATGCTGCATTTGGCCCGCCATCTACGGCGGATGACGGGGTTGACACGCCTGTGCCTGGCCGGAGGCGTCGCGTATAACTGCGTCGCCAACAGCCGTCTCAGACGCGAGTCCGGATTCGACGATATCTATGTCCCTCCCGCCGCCGGGGATTCCGGCGCGGCGCTTGGCGCGGCGCTCTGGCTGACGCACCGGCGCGGCGCGCTCACTTCTCGAACGCCCATGCGGACGGCTGCCTGGGGCCCCGGATACGAGGACCGGGACTGCAAGGGCGCGCTGGACGCGGCCGGTCTCGACGTGGAAACGCTGTCGGATGGGAAGTTGTCCGAGAAGGTCGCCGTCGAGCTGGCGAGCGGCCGATTGGTATTCTGGTTCCAGGATCGAATGGAATTCGGCCCACGGGCATTGGGGAATCGAAGCCTCTTGGCCGATCCCCGCCGCGAGGATGTGCGGGAACTGATCAACGCCAAGGTGAAACACCGCGAACCGTTTCGTCCTTTTGCACCGTCGGTGCTGGAGGAGCGTGCCGGTGAGTATTTTGATCTTTCCGGATCGTCTCCCTTCATGCTGTTCACCGCGCCGGTTCTTCCCTCGGCCAGGGAGCGGATCCCCGCGGTCGTGCACGTCGACGGCTCGGCACGCGTGCAAACCGTAGATGAATATGCCAATCCTCGATATCGTCTGTTGCTTGAGGCCTTTGACAGGCTGACGGGGGTGCCGGTGCTTCTGAATACGTCGTTCAATGTGAACGAACCGATCGTCTGTACGCCGGAGGATGCCGTGCGTTGTTTTCTTCGAACCGACGTGGAGTGGTTGGTGATGGGAAATCTTCTGGCGAAACGGCCCGGGCTCCCTTCCGGCTCTTCATCGGGCACCGGGCGGTAG
- the miaA gene encoding tRNA (adenosine(37)-N6)-dimethylallyltransferase MiaA: MDVTPGALLPMSLLTEAQARLKPLVAIVGPTAVGKSRVAVEVAKHFNTEVLTADSRQVYRGMDLGTDKPTVSERQGIPHRLIDLAQPDEPFNAGLYRQHAMEAIEHLHQARLIPLVVGGTGLYVRTLVRGLCEAPPADQAVRIRLQEEVRESGVESLYRRLVAIDPVSASKLHPHDGAKVIRALEVHQLSGKPLSAFHTSHAFGDQPYRTLLIGLDRNRDSLYRRIEARIDWQLDHGFLEETGRLLARGYRRDSAAMKGLGYRQAAEYLAGECDYAEMVRRFKRDTRRFAKRQLTWFRREPAIRWFEIGESESPEHTAARVTELIDLFLAGL, encoded by the coding sequence GTGGACGTGACGCCGGGCGCACTGCTTCCGATGTCCCTTCTGACCGAAGCGCAGGCACGGTTGAAACCGTTGGTTGCCATCGTCGGTCCGACGGCGGTGGGGAAGAGCCGCGTCGCCGTGGAGGTCGCCAAGCATTTCAACACCGAGGTACTGACCGCGGACTCCCGCCAGGTGTATCGCGGCATGGACCTGGGAACCGATAAGCCGACCGTGTCCGAGCGGCAGGGGATTCCGCATCGCTTGATCGATTTGGCACAGCCGGACGAACCGTTCAATGCCGGACTCTACCGTCAGCATGCGATGGAGGCAATCGAGCATTTGCATCAGGCCAGGCTCATCCCGCTGGTCGTCGGAGGGACCGGCCTCTATGTGCGGACTCTGGTGAGAGGGCTCTGTGAGGCTCCTCCGGCAGATCAGGCGGTTCGTATCCGGCTGCAGGAAGAGGTGAGAGAGTCGGGCGTCGAAAGTTTGTACCGCCGATTGGTCGCGATCGATCCGGTTTCCGCGTCCAAACTGCACCCGCACGACGGCGCGAAGGTGATCCGCGCGCTGGAAGTTCATCAGCTGTCTGGAAAGCCCCTATCGGCCTTTCACACGTCCCATGCATTCGGCGACCAGCCGTATCGCACCTTGCTGATCGGGCTCGACCGCAATCGGGACTCGTTGTACCGGCGGATCGAGGCGCGGATCGATTGGCAATTGGATCACGGGTTTCTCGAGGAGACGGGCCGGCTGCTGGCCCGGGGCTATCGCCGCGACAGCGCCGCGATGAAGGGCCTCGGCTATCGCCAGGCGGCGGAGTATCTCGCGGGCGAATGCGATTACGCCGAAATGGTTCGGCGATTCAAGCGGGACACCAGGCGGTTTGCCAAGCGCCAGTTGACGTGGTTTCGCCGTGAGCCGGCTATCCGGTGGTTTGAAATCGGAGAGTCGGAATCCCCTGAGCACACGGCTGCCCGGGTGACGGAACTGATTGATCTGTTTCTGGCCGGACTGTAA
- a CDS encoding caspase family protein, translated as MGCEKLASALRRTPLPDMGPRLNNSVRLTFDPALSNMKSTYKNDCGNLREVYIGTELESVMIDAAAQNFRAVSVAGGITSPTPPDTEILVTVERSSFRLIQDHLYDRVPADLKIDALVTFKDMSGRELGQQPISIDRNQRLILEPTQKRCDYGNIDEFLYESGVALSTEFIRVSRHQLTAAGAVPAAAVASAAKAPEPAPKAGRSPLSFKATVLDENGNLILEGGERVRVRVDLVNGGDQELQQVTATISGTSAIVAQFPATTLSAGRLQPGQSRSLEFAATLPQSVQSQKAEIHVTVSDPSVAAAPEQVLSVAMQPTAANADDVDQVPATAAGFKRPNTFLLSIGIGSYRDTQLPVRKYGASDAEMVATYLQSVGGIPASNVRLLQDWKALRPDIDEALLDWLPAHAGKDAIVIVYFAGVATVSQTGEVYLLPYDGSLSSASRSYPLKDLEAALARVKAKQAIVLFDGTVSRLGSGTDGRGKSSPPQWGAAGGSSIRLVSTGSLGKSIEDEKHRHGLFTYYFLRALRGDADTNRDGEVTLGETASYLSQKVSWASKAQYGQEQRPLVLPPLKPTDPSGTLVLAKPAAITAVEAP; from the coding sequence ATGGGATGCGAGAAACTCGCCTCCGCGTTGCGGCGTACTCCGCTGCCGGACATGGGCCCGCGGCTCAACAACTCCGTCAGACTGACCTTCGATCCCGCCTTGAGCAACATGAAATCCACATACAAGAACGATTGCGGAAATTTGCGCGAAGTCTACATCGGCACCGAATTAGAATCGGTGATGATCGACGCGGCCGCGCAGAATTTTCGAGCCGTATCGGTCGCCGGCGGGATCACGTCCCCCACCCCTCCCGACACCGAAATACTCGTGACGGTCGAACGATCCTCTTTCAGGCTGATCCAGGATCACCTGTATGACCGGGTTCCGGCGGACCTGAAGATCGATGCCTTGGTGACGTTCAAGGACATGTCGGGACGCGAACTGGGGCAACAGCCGATTTCAATCGACCGCAATCAACGACTGATCCTGGAGCCGACGCAGAAGCGATGCGACTACGGCAACATCGACGAGTTCCTCTACGAGTCCGGCGTCGCACTGTCGACGGAATTCATCCGGGTCTCCCGCCACCAGTTGACGGCAGCCGGCGCGGTCCCGGCGGCTGCCGTGGCCAGCGCCGCGAAAGCACCCGAGCCTGCACCGAAGGCTGGCCGCTCCCCGCTGTCGTTCAAAGCGACGGTGCTCGACGAGAACGGCAACCTGATCCTGGAGGGTGGAGAACGGGTGCGGGTGCGGGTCGACCTGGTAAACGGGGGCGATCAGGAGCTTCAGCAGGTGACCGCAACCATTTCAGGCACATCGGCGATTGTGGCACAGTTTCCTGCGACGACGCTTTCGGCCGGCCGGCTGCAGCCCGGTCAGTCGCGATCTCTTGAGTTCGCCGCCACACTGCCTCAATCCGTGCAGTCCCAGAAGGCGGAGATTCATGTGACCGTCTCCGATCCCAGCGTCGCCGCCGCCCCCGAACAAGTGCTCTCCGTCGCCATGCAGCCGACCGCCGCAAACGCGGACGACGTGGACCAAGTTCCCGCCACCGCAGCCGGTTTCAAACGCCCCAACACGTTTCTCTTGTCGATCGGCATTGGGTCGTATCGCGACACGCAATTGCCGGTCCGGAAATACGGGGCCTCTGATGCCGAAATGGTCGCGACCTATCTGCAATCGGTGGGCGGGATACCGGCATCCAATGTCCGCCTGCTTCAGGATTGGAAGGCCTTGCGCCCCGACATCGATGAGGCCCTGCTGGACTGGTTGCCGGCTCACGCGGGAAAAGATGCGATCGTCATCGTGTATTTCGCCGGGGTGGCGACGGTGTCGCAAACAGGAGAGGTCTATCTTCTTCCTTACGACGGGAGCCTCTCTTCCGCTTCCCGCTCCTATCCGCTCAAAGATCTGGAGGCGGCGTTGGCTCGCGTGAAGGCGAAGCAGGCGATCGTGCTGTTCGACGGGACCGTGTCGCGACTCGGATCAGGAACGGATGGCCGAGGGAAGAGTTCGCCTCCGCAATGGGGTGCTGCCGGCGGTTCCTCGATTCGTCTCGTATCGACGGGCAGCCTCGGAAAATCCATCGAAGACGAAAAACACCGGCATGGACTGTTTACCTACTACTTCCTCCGCGCGCTGCGCGGAGACGCCGACACCAATCGGGACGGTGAGGTCACGCTGGGTGAAACCGCTTCATATCTGAGCCAGAAAGTGTCCTGGGCCTCCAAGGCTCAATACGGACAGGAGCAGCGCCCGCTCGTGTTGCCGCCGCTCAAGCCCACGGATCCGTCCGGCACCCTCGTGCTGGCAAAGCCGGCCGCGATCACCGCCGTCGAAGCGCCCTGA
- a CDS encoding dolichyl-phosphate beta-glucosyltransferase: MHHSIIIPAYNEAGRILPYLRRITDYMRGRGNPYEILVVDDGSTDATPSVVDGLSACIPEISLLRLPGRRGKGAAVKRGMQAATGQLQLFADADGATPIEELARLEQALETGAHLAIGSRALASRLPEFSVRAKLYRTILGGLFNAAVRQGGIRNISDTQCGFKLFRRTVAQDLFGVATIEGYGLDLELLYVAQRRGYRIAEVPINWTDQPGSKVRVWRDGLLMMRELARVRQNDRKGLYHTAAFAESLAANPSRRLGLPLN; this comes from the coding sequence ATGCATCACTCGATCATCATCCCCGCCTACAACGAAGCCGGACGTATTCTGCCCTACCTGCGGAGAATTACGGACTACATGCGGGGCCGCGGGAATCCCTATGAAATACTCGTGGTCGACGATGGAAGTACCGACGCCACTCCGTCCGTCGTCGACGGCCTCTCGGCATGCATACCGGAAATCAGCCTGCTTCGGCTCCCCGGTCGCCGGGGAAAGGGCGCCGCGGTCAAACGCGGGATGCAGGCCGCAACCGGGCAACTTCAATTGTTTGCCGATGCGGATGGCGCCACCCCCATTGAAGAACTAGCCCGCTTGGAACAAGCCCTCGAAACAGGAGCCCACTTGGCGATCGGATCGCGGGCTCTGGCATCCCGGCTTCCGGAATTTTCCGTCCGAGCCAAGCTGTACCGCACGATCCTGGGCGGCCTGTTCAACGCAGCCGTCAGGCAAGGTGGCATTCGGAACATTTCGGACACGCAATGCGGGTTCAAGTTGTTCCGTCGCACAGTCGCACAAGACCTCTTCGGTGTGGCGACGATCGAGGGCTACGGGTTGGATTTGGAGCTACTCTACGTCGCGCAGCGCCGGGGCTATAGGATTGCAGAGGTTCCGATCAATTGGACCGATCAGCCTGGATCGAAGGTGCGCGTCTGGCGTGACGGCCTGCTGATGATGCGGGAACTCGCCCGTGTGCGGCAGAACGATCGAAAGGGGCTTTACCATACTGCGGCGTTCGCCGAATCGTTGGCTGCAAACCCCTCCCGCCGTCTTGGCCTGCCACTCAATTAG
- the mtnP gene encoding S-methyl-5'-thioadenosine phosphorylase yields MIKVRRGRAWQADVGIIGGSGLYDLDGLRQVKEVSVRTPFGAPSDAVVLGELDGVRIAFLSRHGRGHTRSPSEINYRANVYALKSLGIRRLISVSAVGSMKESIKPGHVVFPDQFIDLTKQRESTFFEGGAVAHVAFGEPICPSLASHLSSAAHSVGATAHGGGTYVCIEGPQFSTKAESRLYRQWGVSVIGMTNLPEAKLAREAELCYATIALVTDYDCWHETEEPVTVEAILATLRQNVALAKRLLRASIPSAAAGGECACQRALREAIVTDPARIPAALRRKLAVLTDRLSPAKGKR; encoded by the coding sequence ATGATCAAGGTGCGAAGAGGACGGGCGTGGCAGGCCGATGTCGGGATCATCGGCGGAAGCGGATTGTACGATCTGGACGGCCTGAGGCAGGTCAAAGAGGTGTCGGTGCGGACGCCGTTCGGCGCCCCGTCCGACGCCGTCGTACTGGGAGAGTTGGACGGGGTCCGCATCGCTTTTCTGTCACGCCACGGGCGGGGGCATACGCGCAGCCCCTCGGAGATCAACTATCGGGCCAACGTCTATGCGTTGAAATCACTGGGTATCCGGCGGCTCATCTCGGTCAGCGCGGTCGGAAGCATGAAGGAATCGATCAAGCCGGGGCATGTCGTCTTTCCGGATCAATTCATCGACCTGACGAAACAGCGGGAGTCGACCTTCTTCGAGGGCGGCGCGGTGGCGCACGTGGCCTTCGGGGAGCCGATCTGCCCGTCTTTGGCGTCTCACCTCTCGTCCGCGGCCCATTCGGTCGGGGCGACGGCTCATGGCGGCGGCACGTACGTCTGCATCGAAGGGCCTCAGTTTTCCACCAAGGCCGAATCGCGCCTGTACCGGCAGTGGGGCGTCAGCGTGATCGGCATGACGAATCTTCCGGAAGCGAAACTCGCCAGGGAAGCGGAACTGTGTTACGCCACGATCGCCCTGGTGACCGACTACGATTGCTGGCATGAGACGGAGGAACCGGTGACCGTCGAGGCGATCTTGGCCACGTTGCGGCAGAACGTGGCGTTGGCGAAGCGGCTGCTCCGGGCTTCGATCCCGTCGGCGGCGGCAGGCGGAGAGTGCGCCTGCCAGCGGGCCTTGCGCGAGGCCATCGTGACGGATCCGGCTCGAATTCCGGCTGCGCTTCGCCGCAAATTGGCGGTCCTGACGGACCGTTTGTCTCCCGCGAAAGGAAAACGGTGA
- a CDS encoding Do family serine endopeptidase, which produces MVKWSRVCMPLSVLSCVVILSSALPGAQAAGVPPSMAQGFSDIVKKVTPAVVNIAVTGGGEGGRGRRPLPPGPFGGPPGGPPGGDEPGGELPTPPPMPPGGPHRPDQSAGSGVILDANGYIVTNNHVVEGATQITVTLSDRREFSAKIVGTDPKTDLAVVKIEAQDLPSLKWAEYEKLQVGDLVLAIGSPFGLSSTVTLGIISALGRGNVGIADYEDFIQTDAAINPGNSGGALINMNGDLIGINTAIFSRTGGSEGIGFAIPSSIALDIVESLQKTGKVVRGWMGVAIQEITPALAKSFKLPEQRKGVLISDVNENGPSHAAGVKRGDVVIAFNGKEVQSVSQLRNLVARTVVGKDAQVKILRDGKEQTLSVKVAERPSDEMLAKKESAPQKEQGETVKPPDNVLASLRVQALDNATMSQLNIPSKTTGVVVSSVEPGGPGEAAGIQRGDVIQEVNHEAVKSLEDYHKAAQKIKKEELAVLLLSRQGNNLFVAVNPK; this is translated from the coding sequence ATGGTGAAGTGGAGTAGGGTCTGCATGCCGTTATCCGTACTCTCATGCGTTGTCATCCTTTCTTCTGCCCTGCCCGGTGCTCAGGCTGCGGGGGTTCCCCCCTCGATGGCCCAGGGGTTCTCAGACATTGTGAAGAAAGTTACTCCGGCCGTGGTCAATATTGCCGTGACCGGCGGAGGCGAGGGTGGCCGTGGACGGCGACCGCTCCCTCCCGGACCGTTCGGTGGCCCCCCCGGTGGTCCTCCCGGCGGTGACGAACCGGGCGGCGAGCTTCCGACTCCTCCGCCAATGCCTCCCGGCGGGCCCCATCGTCCCGACCAGAGCGCCGGATCCGGAGTCATTCTCGATGCCAATGGATACATCGTCACGAACAATCACGTGGTCGAGGGTGCGACCCAAATCACGGTGACGCTCAGCGACCGCCGTGAATTTTCGGCCAAGATCGTGGGGACCGATCCCAAAACCGACTTGGCCGTTGTGAAGATCGAAGCGCAGGATCTTCCGTCATTGAAGTGGGCGGAATATGAAAAGTTGCAGGTCGGAGATCTGGTGCTGGCGATCGGCAGCCCCTTCGGGTTGAGCTCGACGGTGACGCTTGGGATCATCAGCGCGCTTGGGCGTGGGAACGTCGGCATTGCCGATTATGAAGATTTCATTCAAACCGATGCGGCCATCAACCCCGGGAATTCAGGTGGGGCGCTGATCAACATGAACGGAGACCTCATCGGCATCAACACCGCCATCTTCTCCCGAACCGGAGGGTCCGAAGGGATCGGCTTTGCGATTCCAAGCAGCATCGCGTTGGATATCGTCGAAAGCCTCCAGAAGACCGGTAAAGTCGTGCGTGGCTGGATGGGCGTGGCAATCCAGGAAATCACTCCCGCTCTTGCCAAGTCCTTCAAGCTTCCCGAACAGCGAAAGGGCGTTCTGATCAGCGACGTCAACGAGAACGGGCCGTCGCACGCCGCGGGCGTCAAACGGGGCGATGTCGTGATCGCCTTCAACGGCAAGGAAGTGCAGAGCGTCAGTCAATTGCGGAATCTGGTGGCACGGACCGTCGTGGGGAAGGATGCACAGGTCAAGATTCTCCGAGACGGGAAGGAGCAGACCTTGTCGGTGAAGGTGGCCGAACGGCCCTCGGACGAGATGCTGGCCAAGAAAGAATCGGCTCCGCAGAAAGAGCAAGGCGAAACCGTCAAGCCGCCGGACAATGTGCTCGCGTCGCTGCGGGTCCAGGCGTTGGATAACGCGACGATGAGCCAATTGAACATTCCCTCCAAGACCACCGGGGTGGTGGTATCTTCCGTGGAACCAGGCGGGCCGGGAGAAGCGGCGGGCATCCAGCGGGGTGACGTGATTCAGGAGGTCAATCACGAGGCGGTCAAGAGCCTGGAGGACTACCATAAGGCCGCGCAGAAGATTAAAAAGGAGGAGCTGGCCGTCCTCCTCCTCAGTCGACAGGGGAATAACCTGTTCGTTGCGGTCAACCCGAAATAG
- a CDS encoding tetratricopeptide repeat protein has product MTTSLSRTAAGRRSSYCAAVAVIGLGLVTGCATSEESKQKSKGYYQEGLASLDRDRQKAYVSFQKAVQLNPDNKEARYGLGHILAVQGKFAQAEQEFRAAIKIDEEYSEAHTYLGQVLISQDRWAEAIPEFRKALTNPLYSTPDLARFHLGRALAHEGDLQGAMEALEDALTVNPPNVPPAQSNLELGRIYYKMGFDRRAVETLTKVTLIDKNGEYGTAAKEILARLKP; this is encoded by the coding sequence GTGACCACGAGTCTTTCCAGGACGGCTGCTGGCCGTCGGTCGTCGTATTGCGCCGCCGTGGCGGTCATCGGTCTGGGGCTGGTGACCGGCTGCGCCACGTCCGAGGAGTCCAAGCAAAAGTCCAAGGGGTATTATCAGGAAGGATTGGCCAGCCTCGACCGGGACCGTCAGAAAGCCTACGTGTCCTTTCAAAAGGCCGTTCAACTGAATCCCGACAACAAAGAGGCTCGGTACGGCTTGGGTCACATTCTGGCGGTCCAGGGCAAGTTCGCCCAGGCCGAACAGGAATTTCGGGCGGCGATCAAGATCGACGAGGAGTACTCGGAGGCGCATACGTACCTGGGCCAAGTGTTGATCAGCCAGGACCGATGGGCCGAGGCGATTCCGGAATTTCGAAAGGCGCTGACCAATCCGCTGTACAGTACCCCGGATCTCGCCCGCTTCCATCTCGGGCGCGCGCTGGCCCACGAAGGCGATCTGCAGGGTGCCATGGAGGCGCTGGAGGATGCTCTGACGGTGAATCCCCCCAACGTGCCTCCTGCACAGTCAAATCTTGAATTGGGGCGGATCTACTACAAGATGGGATTCGATCGGCGCGCCGTCGAGACCCTCACGAAAGTCACCCTGATCGACAAGAACGGAGAGTATGGGACGGCGGCCAAGGAGATTCTGGCTCGATTGAAGCCGTGA
- a CDS encoding PfkB family carbohydrate kinase, with the protein MGTLLVVGSVALDTVKTPFGAVEEVLGGSATYFSTSASYFADVNLIAVVGEDFPSQHLMFLKSRNIDLAGLERRPGATFRWKGEYSHQLNEARTLDTKLNVFETFRPKIPEAYRAPDVLFLGNIDPELQLDVLNKLPRPPLVACDTMNFWINGKRDALWRVLEKVDILIINDGEARALGEDSNLVKVAQKVLARGPKHLIIKRGEYGVLMFNEKQVFGAPAFPLEDVRDPTGAGDTFAGGFLGHLAATGNRSAEAFKQAIVFGSVMASFTVEAFSLDRLRILDYKEIQERFKAFKRLTHFEDLP; encoded by the coding sequence ATGGGTACATTGCTCGTTGTCGGGTCAGTCGCATTGGACACGGTCAAGACGCCGTTCGGGGCGGTGGAGGAAGTGCTGGGGGGGTCCGCCACCTATTTTTCCACGTCGGCGAGCTATTTTGCGGACGTCAATCTGATCGCGGTGGTGGGGGAAGATTTTCCGTCGCAACATCTCATGTTTCTGAAGAGCCGGAACATCGATCTTGCCGGATTGGAACGCCGCCCGGGCGCCACCTTCCGGTGGAAGGGGGAATACTCCCATCAGCTCAACGAAGCCCGTACGCTGGACACGAAGCTCAACGTCTTCGAAACTTTCCGGCCGAAAATTCCGGAAGCGTATCGCGCTCCGGACGTGCTGTTCCTGGGAAATATCGATCCGGAACTCCAACTGGACGTGCTGAACAAGCTGCCTCGTCCGCCGCTCGTCGCGTGCGACACCATGAATTTCTGGATCAACGGCAAGCGCGACGCATTGTGGCGCGTCTTGGAAAAGGTGGACATTCTGATCATCAACGACGGCGAAGCCCGTGCGTTGGGCGAGGATTCCAATCTGGTCAAGGTGGCGCAGAAGGTTCTGGCGCGCGGGCCGAAGCACCTGATCATCAAACGGGGCGAATACGGCGTGTTGATGTTCAATGAAAAACAGGTGTTCGGCGCTCCGGCCTTTCCGCTGGAGGATGTGCGCGATCCGACCGGGGCAGGGGACACCTTTGCCGGTGGTTTTCTCGGGCATCTGGCTGCAACCGGAAACCGGTCTGCCGAGGCGTTCAAGCAAGCCATTGTGTTCGGCAGCGTCATGGCCTCCTTTACCGTAGAAGCCTTTAGTCTTGACCGTTTGCGCATCCTGGATTACAAAGAGATCCAGGAGCGCTTCAAAGCCTTCAAGCGGTTGACCCATTTCGAGGACCTTCCGTGA
- a CDS encoding c-type cytochrome has protein sequence MGTFSKFLGVSAAVLMLSASVAGAEEKDPLKPRVPADQIAEAKAMKNPVASSPESIAKGKALFEGKGTCFNCHGKEGKGDGPAGAILNPSPRNFTNCKFHKKRKDGELFWVIKNGSPGTGMVSLIPAAITEEEAWTIINYERSFCKGDE, from the coding sequence ATGGGGACTTTTTCTAAGTTTTTGGGAGTCAGCGCTGCGGTGCTGATGTTGTCCGCGAGCGTGGCGGGAGCCGAAGAGAAGGATCCGTTGAAGCCGCGCGTTCCGGCGGACCAGATCGCCGAGGCCAAAGCCATGAAGAATCCGGTTGCGTCCAGCCCTGAGAGCATCGCCAAAGGAAAGGCGTTGTTCGAGGGTAAGGGCACCTGCTTCAACTGCCACGGAAAAGAAGGCAAGGGCGACGGCCCTGCCGGCGCGATTCTCAATCCCAGCCCGCGGAACTTCACGAATTGCAAGTTCCACAAGAAGCGGAAGGACGGCGAGTTGTTCTGGGTAATCAAGAACGGCAGCCCGGGAACCGGGATGGTGTCGTTGATTCCTGCGGCCATCACCGAAGAAGAAGCGTGGACGATCATCAACTACGAGCGGAGCTTCTGCAAGGGCGACGAATAG
- a CDS encoding helix-turn-helix domain-containing protein: MESIGDFFKQVRETKGLTIDEVASKTRIRSDFVRALEEGNFAKLPDQVFARGFVRSYARSLGLDEEDAIHRFIQSAGAFYEKQDEKERLKARQVQEERKRQANRKAVAVAIGIAIITLIFLLSREQSTVLVRRPATDLPPIASKRTSTPAPEARDAAPKPEPEPQTASTPPSKSKPADQPPPAPPKVETNAPRVSSPAPAPAVTASQPVPPAAPIPAPIGSDGPLGGISLETAPDATDQLVLDLEATELSWVVIQIDGGSPQEALLRPGEKAKWKGQDQFVLTLGNAGGVKAELNGKPQKPFGPSGKVARDIVLKR; this comes from the coding sequence ATGGAATCGATCGGCGATTTTTTCAAACAGGTTCGTGAAACCAAAGGGCTCACGATCGACGAGGTGGCGTCGAAAACCAGAATCCGTTCGGATTTTGTCCGGGCGCTGGAGGAGGGGAATTTCGCCAAGCTGCCCGACCAGGTGTTTGCCAGGGGGTTCGTGCGCTCCTACGCGCGTTCGCTGGGCCTCGACGAAGAAGATGCGATCCATCGCTTCATTCAATCCGCCGGCGCGTTTTACGAGAAGCAGGACGAGAAGGAACGGCTGAAAGCCCGCCAGGTTCAAGAGGAGCGAAAACGACAGGCCAACCGCAAGGCGGTCGCGGTGGCCATCGGCATCGCAATCATCACGCTGATTTTTCTGTTGAGCCGTGAACAGTCCACCGTGTTGGTGCGCCGTCCCGCGACGGATCTTCCGCCTATCGCCAGCAAGCGGACAAGCACGCCGGCTCCCGAGGCCCGTGACGCGGCGCCTAAGCCCGAGCCGGAGCCACAGACCGCCTCGACGCCGCCATCGAAATCCAAGCCGGCAGACCAGCCGCCTCCCGCTCCGCCGAAGGTCGAGACCAATGCTCCTCGGGTCTCGAGCCCCGCGCCGGCTCCCGCCGTCACCGCCAGCCAACCGGTTCCCCCTGCCGCTCCGATTCCAGCGCCGATCGGGTCCGACGGCCCGCTGGGAGGCATCTCCTTGGAGACCGCTCCCGACGCAACGGATCAGCTGGTGCTGGATCTGGAAGCCACGGAACTGAGCTGGGTGGTCATCCAAATCGACGGCGGCAGCCCGCAGGAAGCCTTGCTCAGGCCCGGGGAGAAAGCCAAGTGGAAAGGGCAGGATCAATTCGTGCTGACACTCGGCAACGCCGGCGGTGTGAAAGCCGAATTGAACGGCAAGCCTCAAAAGCCGTTTGGGCCGAGCGGGAAAGTCGCCCGCGACATCGTTCTCAAGCGCTGA